Part of the Methylomonas rapida genome is shown below.
TCACTCGTACCCGAGCCGAGTTGGATTTGCTTGATCAATCTGCTGTTTACGCCTTCTTCAAATCAGAAATGCCTGACTATGTTTTTTTAGCGGCAGCTAAAGTGGGTGGGATTCATGCCAATAACACCTACCGGGCGGATTTTATATTCGAAAACCTAATGGTCGAAGCGAATATCATATCCGCTGCTCATCAGGCAGGCTGTGAGCGCATGTGCTTTTTGGGCTCCAGTTGTATTTATCCGCGTGACTGTCCTCAGCCGATCAAGGAGGAATATTTGCTGACAGGGCCATTGGAATCAACCAATGAACCTTATGCAATTGCCAAGATTGCCGGTATAAAGTTGTGTGAGAGTTACAATCGCCAGTATGGAACTAAATATGTATCGGTGATGCCGACCAATTTATATGGTCCCAACGATAATTACGACTTAAACAACAGTCATGTATTGCCGGCATTGATTCGCAAAACCCATGAAGCGAAGTTGCATGGAAAAAAAGAGTTGATAGTGTGGGGTTCGGGTAAGCCGATGCGAGAGTTTTTATACGTCGATGACATGGCCGATGCTTGTGTGTTTTTGATGGAGAAAGGTGTTAGTGACGGTATTTACAATGTTGGTACTGGTGTAGACGTTACTATTCGCGAGTTGGCTGAAACAGTCATGCGTGTCGTGGACTTGGAAGGCACTTTGATATTTGATGATAGTAAGCCCGATGGTACTCCTCGCAAACTTCTAAATGTCAATCGGATGCGGAACTTAGGCTGGAAGGCTAAAGTTTCCTTGCAAGATGGTATTGCTATGGCTTATGCGGACTTTTTGACTAAAGGCATTGTTTAGTGGTGCTCGCTATAAAAAACTTGTTCCTTTTGATGAAAGAAACATGTCCTTAGGATTTGACTGAAAATAATTTCCCCCTACGGCATCGTTCCCATGCTCCGCGTGGGAATGCAGCCTGAACCGCTCTGCGGTTCGGGGCACTAGAGCGTCTTTTGAGCTATTGCCGAATAGCCTTGGTATTTTTTACTTTTATGACGACACCTCGGTCGAGGGAGAAACTTCGGAAGTTATTTTGCAACGAATTATTAATTTATCAATTTATATTTGCGTATTATGTACTAAGGTCTGTAAAAATATCTTTAGCTTTCGTATTTGTGATTGGGCTAGATTTTTTAATTATAAATAATGATTCCTAATAGGCCAGTCTGGGTCTTTGTGTGCCTCCAACGAATCGAAATAACTTTAATATTCCTCAAGTTACTGGTTTTTTCATTCAAGCCGATCCTCATATAGGGCAGACAATTGATCTTAGTCAAAGTCATGCTGAGAAAGACACGGTTTAGGATTGTGTAATAAAATAGTTGCATGCTTAATAATTATTCAATTGATTCTGCTGAGGGAGTTTTATTTTATGCATCCTAATTAACGACTGCAGTGATTTTAATTGTGTAATGAAGATATTATTCGTCCTATATGGAGATCTTTACTCCAACAGTGCTAATCATTTAGCTTTATATGCACGTGAATTGCAATCGCTTGGGCATCAATGTGCTGTAACTATACCGGATAATTTAGAGTCAAAAAATCAATACGACAACGCTTGGTTTAGCGTATTTCTATTCGATGAAGTATTAGATAATCCTTCTGTTGTTTTTGCTGATGGTAAGCCAGCAGATGTTGTCCATGCCTGGACGCCTCGTGAAGTTGTTAGGGAGTTTATAACCTTATATTTGGCAATGGTCCCTACACCATGGGTCATTTATTTAGAAGATAATGAATATTGGATTTCTTGTCATGAGTTAGGAATTGATGAAAGAAACTTATTGCAACAAACAGATTTGCATGTTTCAAGAAAAATTACAAATTCATTTTCACATCCGTTTCGTTATCATAGCTTCATTGGGCTTGCTGATGTAGCAGTGGTTATTCAGGAAAAACTTGCAATTGAAGTTCCTCCATGGGTGCATTGTGAAACGGTCATGCCGTGTGTTGATCTTGAATTTTTTGCTCCAAGAAAGGTTGATCCATTGCTAAGAGAAAAGTATGGTATCAAGCAGAATGAAAAGATAATTGTTTATCCTGGTGGCATTAATGGATTCACCAAACCACTGATTAAATCACTTTGTGAGGCTGTTCATCTTATAAATAACAAAGGCTTTCCTTGTAAGCTTTTGAGAACAGGCCCTTTTAAATTAGATTTTACTAAAACTTTGCCAAAAGGCTCTGCTGATAAAATTCTTGATTTAGGTCTTTTACCTAGAGAGGAACTCCCTAATCTTTTGTCTTTGGCGGATGTTCTGGTTCAGCCAGGAAAGGTAGACCCTTTTGAAGATTTGAGATTACCATGTAAATTACCAGAATTCTTGGCAATGGGACGACCAGTGGTTATGCCAAGTGCAAATATCGCAAATTTGTTGATTGATGGTGTTGATGTGGTTTTAACCGAGACTGGTAGTGCCGAAGAAATTGCAGAAAGGTGTATTGCAATTTTTTCAAATCCAGAGCTGGCTGAAATGATGGCAAAATCTGGGCGTCGCTTTGCTGAAATTCATTTTGATGCAAAGTCGCAGGCTTTGAAATTGGAAAAGGCCTATAAAATTGCATGTCATAACTTTAACCCCATGATTGCAAAAAAAATATGGGGTGGTAAGGGGTTTGAATTACCTGTCGATTTGTCTTTGGCTTTAAGGTTGAAGTTGTTGGCAGGAATGAAAGATTCAGGTATTAATTATAATATTAAGGAGTTGTTGGGTGATTACTCTCGATACATCGAGCATAGTCATCGGAGAATTAGTGGGCTTGAAGCTTATGTGGAAAAAAATAGAAGTTTTCTTTATGTTATTTTTAATAAACTAGGATATGTTACATATCGTTATTTGAGAAAGATTAAGAAAAAATTAATTGGGCGTACATCTTTTGGTGTGAATAATTAATTATAGTTTTGTTGGTTTAAATATATTGTTATGTATTCTATCTTGCGAAAAACAAATGGATAAGAGTATTTATTGCTTTTTTTGCTGTTCATGCCGGTTTCGATATTGATTTGAATGAAAGTCGTGGCAATTGTTGTTACATTTCATCCGGAATTTAATGCGTTAGGTGCTTTGCTGGATATTTTGAATTCCCAGGTTGATACTGTAGTCGTAGTGGATAATTGCTCGGGGAATGATTTTTACAATTGGTTTAATAAATTCTACGCACAGAAAGTGCATGGCATTTTTCTAGCTGAAAATACCGGGGTGGCAACTGCGCAAAATAAAGGAATTGTTTGGGCTCGAACGGAAGGTGCTGATGCTGTCGTATTATTCGATCAAGATAGCCTGCCTGAACATGGTATGGTTAATTGTTTAGCCATGGCGTTAAAGAATGAACAAGCTAAAGGTAACAAGGTTGCAGCGGTCGGGCCAAAATATGTGGATGAGCGAAATGTCGATCGCCCTTCATTCTCACGTCTTATTGGTATTAGACTAAAAAAAGTCCTGTATGAACAGGAAATAGTGCCTTCTGATTTCATTATCTCATCTGGTTCCTTAATACCAATCTGTACTCTTGACGAAGTAGGTATGATGAATGATGAGTTTTTTATTGATCAAATTGACATAGAATGGTGTTTGCGGGCAAAGGCATGTGGGTATCAGTCGTATGGGGTATGTTCTACAACAATGCAGCATAATCTTGGTGAAGAGCCTTTAAAGTTTTTGGGGTTCACTCTATTGCATCATAGTCCATTACGCCACTATTACATTTTTCGGAATGCTATAAGATTGTTGTTTAAATCATATATCCCATTAGGTTGGAAGTTGATTTTTATTCGAACGCTATTGCTACGTTTTTTTCTTTACTCTCTCTTTGTAACGCCTCGGCTTAAATATTGTAAAATGATGGCTAAAGGAGTATGGCATGGACTGAAAGGGCGAATGGGTAAGTTTATTCCCGGATAAATCATGGTTAAGTGACAAGCCCAATTTAAATTGACTAGCGTAAAACTGAAGTCTCGAAACAGCAAGTAATCCAAAAAATGAATGGAATTATAGATATACATCTCATATTAGATACTCATTTTTTCTTTAATGATAAGCAAAAATTATGATTAATCAAGTCTCAGCAATTATCGTGAACTTCAATGCTGGTATATTGCTTAGCGCTTGTGTTAATTCACTGTTAAATTGTGCGCATATTCAACAAGTTGTAGTTGTAGATAACGCATCGACTGATTCAAGTTTAGACGCTATTAGTCAACTATCGCGTGTCAATATTATTCGTAATTCTGTCAATATTGGATTTGCATCTGCTTGCAATATAGGTTTGAATCAAGTCGATTCTGAGCTTGTGTTGTTCTTCAATCCTGATTGTTCCTTGCCTTCTGGTTCTTTGGAAAGTCTCATTGACTGTTTGTATAGTGATGATGCGATTGGCATGGTCGGCGGCTTGCTGATAAACCCGGATGGTAGTGAACAGGCCGGTGGGCGACGATTAGTGCCAACACCCTGGCGTTCTTTTGTACGGGCATTTGGTTTGCATCGTTTAGAAACGCGATGGCCACGTTTGTTTTTTGATTTTGATCTGCATAAACACCCCTTGCCCGCAACCCCTATTGGAGTAGAAGCCATTTCTGGCGCCTGTATGTTGGTCAAACGCCAGGCAATTGAGAGTGTTGGTCTATGGGACGAAGGTTATTTCCTTCATTGTGAAGACCTGGACTGGTGCATGCGCTTTCGGCGAAAGGGTTGGAAGATTATGTTTGTTCCCACAGCAAAAATTGTACATGAACAGGGTGCCTGTAGTCGGTCTAGACCCGTTTTTGTGGAGTGGCACAAGCACAAAGGCATGATGCGCTTTTATCGCAAATTTTTTCAGCACCAGTACCCCGGTATTTTGATGTGGCTGGTGGCTTTGGGCGTTTGGTTTAGATTCGCGGCGGTGGCAAGCTATTACACATTTCGTCGCTTCTGGCATGGTTAGTGATTCTGGATATGAATAATCTTGTTGGGGTATTGGGAGCAAGTAGCCATGTCGGGCAAGCCTTATTGCCCTTGTTGGCACGTGATGGTTTTGATGTTATTGCTTTTTCGCGCCGGATTGGCCATGAAAACTCAGGCGATGGAGAATTCCTTGAGTTAGATGAAACCAAAGTAATCTGGCGAGCCATAAGCAGCATTGATGCGGTATGTGCGGATCATAGCATTCCTTATTGGATTTCCCTTGCGCCGATACGAGTTTTACCGGCATATTTCGAGACATTTAAGGCTAGTGGCGCCAAGCGTATTGTGGCGTTATCGTCAACCAGTCGTTTTACCAAGCAAAATGCGTCAGATCCGCAGGATCAGGCATTGGCGCAGAGTTTTGTGGAATCGGAATTTGAATTACAAAACTGGGCGGAAAGGCATGGCGTCGAGTTTGTGATATTGCGCCCGACTTTGATTTATGGGCTGGGCAAGGATAAAAACATCTGTGAAATCATACGCCTGATTCGAAAATTTGGCTTTTTTCCGTTATTGGGTGGAGCAAGCGGTCTGCGACAACCCGTTCATTGCTGCGATGTTGCTTTGGCTTGTCAGGCGGCCTTAATTTCTCCATCCGCCGTAAATAAGAGC
Proteins encoded:
- a CDS encoding NAD-dependent epimerase/dehydratase family protein — translated: MNNLVGVLGASSHVGQALLPLLARDGFDVIAFSRRIGHENSGDGEFLELDETKVIWRAISSIDAVCADHSIPYWISLAPIRVLPAYFETFKASGAKRIVALSSTSRFTKQNASDPQDQALAQSFVESEFELQNWAERHGVEFVILRPTLIYGLGKDKNICEIIRLIRKFGFFPLLGGASGLRQPVHCCDVALACQAALISPSAVNKSYNLSGGEVLSYREMVARVFQVLQRKPRFFNMPVGLLRVMMVLLSLIPRYRKWSFAMVERMNQDMVFDHTEAERDLGFKPRGFSLSADDLP
- a CDS encoding glycosyltransferase family 2 protein, which codes for MKVVAIVVTFHPEFNALGALLDILNSQVDTVVVVDNCSGNDFYNWFNKFYAQKVHGIFLAENTGVATAQNKGIVWARTEGADAVVLFDQDSLPEHGMVNCLAMALKNEQAKGNKVAAVGPKYVDERNVDRPSFSRLIGIRLKKVLYEQEIVPSDFIISSGSLIPICTLDEVGMMNDEFFIDQIDIEWCLRAKACGYQSYGVCSTTMQHNLGEEPLKFLGFTLLHHSPLRHYYIFRNAIRLLFKSYIPLGWKLIFIRTLLLRFFLYSLFVTPRLKYCKMMAKGVWHGLKGRMGKFIPG
- the fcl gene encoding GDP-L-fucose synthase, whose product is MEYIAKNAKIYVAGHRGMVGSAIVRNLQNKGYTGVITRTRAELDLLDQSAVYAFFKSEMPDYVFLAAAKVGGIHANNTYRADFIFENLMVEANIISAAHQAGCERMCFLGSSCIYPRDCPQPIKEEYLLTGPLESTNEPYAIAKIAGIKLCESYNRQYGTKYVSVMPTNLYGPNDNYDLNNSHVLPALIRKTHEAKLHGKKELIVWGSGKPMREFLYVDDMADACVFLMEKGVSDGIYNVGTGVDVTIRELAETVMRVVDLEGTLIFDDSKPDGTPRKLLNVNRMRNLGWKAKVSLQDGIAMAYADFLTKGIV
- a CDS encoding glycosyltransferase family 2 protein — protein: MINQVSAIIVNFNAGILLSACVNSLLNCAHIQQVVVVDNASTDSSLDAISQLSRVNIIRNSVNIGFASACNIGLNQVDSELVLFFNPDCSLPSGSLESLIDCLYSDDAIGMVGGLLINPDGSEQAGGRRLVPTPWRSFVRAFGLHRLETRWPRLFFDFDLHKHPLPATPIGVEAISGACMLVKRQAIESVGLWDEGYFLHCEDLDWCMRFRRKGWKIMFVPTAKIVHEQGACSRSRPVFVEWHKHKGMMRFYRKFFQHQYPGILMWLVALGVWFRFAAVASYYTFRRFWHG
- a CDS encoding glycosyltransferase family 4 protein, with protein sequence MKILFVLYGDLYSNSANHLALYARELQSLGHQCAVTIPDNLESKNQYDNAWFSVFLFDEVLDNPSVVFADGKPADVVHAWTPREVVREFITLYLAMVPTPWVIYLEDNEYWISCHELGIDERNLLQQTDLHVSRKITNSFSHPFRYHSFIGLADVAVVIQEKLAIEVPPWVHCETVMPCVDLEFFAPRKVDPLLREKYGIKQNEKIIVYPGGINGFTKPLIKSLCEAVHLINNKGFPCKLLRTGPFKLDFTKTLPKGSADKILDLGLLPREELPNLLSLADVLVQPGKVDPFEDLRLPCKLPEFLAMGRPVVMPSANIANLLIDGVDVVLTETGSAEEIAERCIAIFSNPELAEMMAKSGRRFAEIHFDAKSQALKLEKAYKIACHNFNPMIAKKIWGGKGFELPVDLSLALRLKLLAGMKDSGINYNIKELLGDYSRYIEHSHRRISGLEAYVEKNRSFLYVIFNKLGYVTYRYLRKIKKKLIGRTSFGVNN